A genome region from Jeongeupia sp. HS-3 includes the following:
- the merR gene encoding Hg(II)-responsive transcriptional regulator codes for MAAELTIGKLAEAAGVNIETIRYYQRRGLLDEPVKPPGGHRRYSADEVKRVRFIKRAQALGFTLAEVGGLLTLDEACACKETRALAARKLALIEQKMTDLAAMRQVLGGLVQQCDTGDGGADCPIIDALTGE; via the coding sequence AAGCGGCCGGGGTGAACATTGAGACCATCCGCTATTACCAGCGACGCGGGCTGCTGGACGAGCCGGTCAAGCCACCGGGCGGCCATCGGCGCTATTCAGCGGACGAGGTCAAGCGCGTGCGCTTCATCAAACGAGCGCAGGCACTGGGATTTACATTGGCCGAAGTCGGCGGCTTGCTGACGCTGGATGAGGCGTGCGCCTGCAAGGAAACGCGGGCGTTGGCTGCCCGCAAGCTGGCCTTGATAGAGCAGAAGATGACCGACCTTGCCGCCATGCGGCAGGTGTTGGGCGGCTTGGTGCAGCAGTGCGACACGGGCGACGGTGGGGCCGACTGTCCGATTATCGACGCGCTAACCGGGGAGTGA